From the Kitasatospora viridis genome, one window contains:
- the arc gene encoding proteasome ATPase, translated as MAAHDDDYNRSAGKPARGSDEAAQLSYLEQEIAVLRRKLADAPRSSRILEDRIVELQTNLAGVTAQNERLAATLREARDQIVALKEEVDRLAQPPAGFGTFLEANEDGTADIFTGGRKLRVNVSPAIDLEALQRGQEVLLNEALNVVDAFAFESIGELVTLKEVLEDGERALVTGHTDEERVVRLAEPLRGVTLRPGDSLLLESRSGYVYEVVPKAEVEELVLEEVPDIDYRQIGGLGGQIEQIRDAVELPYLHADLFKEYELRPPKGVLLYGPPGCGKTLIAKAVANSLAKKVAEVTGRPQGKSYFLNIKGPELLNKYVGETERQIRLVFQRAREKASEGTPVIVFFDEMESLFRTRGSGVSSDVENTIVPQLLAEIDGVEGLENVIVIGASNREDMIDPAILRPGRLDVKIKIERPDAEAAKDIFSKYLKNSLPFHPDDLKEHDGSLDATVAAMIQSVVERMYSETEENRFLEVTYANGDKEVLYFKDFNSGAMIQNIVDRAKKMAIKDFLDHGQRGLRVSHLLAACVDEFKENEDLPNTTNPDDWARISGKKGERIVFIRTLVTGKQGAESGRSIDTVANTGQYL; from the coding sequence GTGGCAGCCCACGATGACGACTACAACCGCAGTGCCGGCAAGCCCGCCCGTGGTTCCGACGAGGCCGCACAGCTCTCGTACCTGGAGCAGGAGATCGCCGTGCTGCGACGCAAGCTGGCCGACGCACCGCGTTCTTCCAGGATCCTGGAAGACCGGATCGTCGAGCTCCAGACCAACCTGGCCGGAGTGACCGCCCAGAACGAGCGACTGGCCGCCACCCTGCGCGAGGCCCGCGACCAGATCGTGGCCCTCAAGGAAGAGGTGGACCGGCTCGCCCAGCCGCCGGCCGGATTCGGCACCTTCCTTGAGGCCAACGAGGACGGCACCGCCGACATCTTCACCGGCGGTCGCAAGCTCCGCGTCAACGTCAGCCCCGCCATCGACCTGGAGGCGCTCCAGCGCGGCCAGGAAGTGCTGCTCAACGAGGCGCTCAACGTCGTCGACGCCTTCGCCTTCGAGTCCATCGGCGAACTCGTCACCCTCAAGGAGGTCCTGGAGGACGGCGAGCGCGCCCTGGTCACCGGACACACCGACGAGGAGCGGGTGGTCCGGCTCGCCGAACCGCTGCGCGGCGTCACCCTGCGCCCCGGCGACTCGCTGCTGCTGGAGTCCCGCTCCGGCTACGTCTACGAGGTCGTGCCCAAGGCCGAGGTCGAGGAGCTCGTCCTCGAAGAGGTCCCGGACATCGACTACCGGCAGATCGGCGGCCTCGGCGGCCAGATCGAGCAGATCCGCGACGCGGTCGAGCTGCCCTACCTGCACGCCGACCTCTTCAAGGAGTACGAGCTGCGCCCGCCCAAGGGCGTGCTGCTCTACGGCCCGCCCGGCTGCGGCAAGACGCTGATCGCCAAGGCCGTGGCCAACTCGCTCGCCAAGAAGGTCGCCGAGGTCACCGGGCGCCCGCAGGGCAAGAGCTACTTCCTCAACATCAAGGGCCCCGAACTGCTCAACAAGTACGTCGGCGAGACCGAGCGGCAGATCCGCCTGGTCTTCCAGCGGGCGCGCGAGAAGGCCAGCGAGGGCACCCCGGTCATCGTCTTCTTCGACGAGATGGAGTCGCTCTTCCGCACCCGCGGCTCCGGCGTCAGCTCCGACGTCGAGAACACCATCGTCCCCCAGCTGCTCGCCGAGATCGACGGCGTCGAGGGCCTGGAGAACGTGATCGTGATCGGCGCCTCCAACCGCGAGGACATGATCGACCCGGCGATCCTGCGGCCCGGCCGCCTGGACGTCAAGATCAAGATCGAGCGCCCGGACGCCGAGGCCGCCAAGGACATCTTCTCCAAGTACCTGAAGAACTCGCTGCCGTTCCACCCGGACGACCTCAAGGAGCACGACGGCTCGCTGGACGCCACCGTCGCCGCCATGATCCAGTCCGTGGTCGAGCGGATGTACAGCGAGACCGAGGAGAACCGCTTCCTGGAGGTCACCTACGCCAACGGTGACAAGGAGGTCCTGTACTTCAAGGACTTCAACTCCGGCGCCATGATCCAGAACATCGTGGACCGGGCCAAGAAGATGGCGATCAAGGACTTCCTCGACCACGGCCAGCGCGGCCTGCGCGTCTCCCACCTGCTCGCCGCCTGCGTGGACGAGTTCAAGGAGAACGAGGACCTGCCCAACACCACCAACCCCGACGACTGGGCGCGGATCTCCGGCAAGAAGGGCGAGCGGATCGTCTTCATCCGCACCCTGGTCACCGGCAAGCAGGGCGCCGAGTCCGGCCGCTCCATCGACACCGTGGCCAACACCGGGCAGTACTTGTAA
- a CDS encoding RecB family exonuclease — protein sequence MQQTETAREAVPPSGLSPSRAGDFLTCPLLYRLRVIDRLPEPPSAAATRGTLVHAVLERLFDHPATDRTPDRALALLRPQWERLLGERPELAGLFPADPEQGGAELAGWLADAEKLLGQWFRLEDPTRLEPVERELYVETVLESGLKLRGYIDRVDVAPTGEVRLVDYKTGRAPSRDFEGKAMFQMKFYALVVWRWKGVLPKRLQLVYLGGGGEVVTYDPDEADLRSVERKLQALWEAIGRAVATGDFPATRNRLCDWCDHQASCPEFGGTPPPYPLPLQKTVTSMESKES from the coding sequence ATGCAGCAGACCGAGACCGCCCGCGAGGCAGTGCCGCCGAGCGGCCTGTCGCCCTCGCGGGCCGGCGACTTCCTGACCTGCCCGCTGCTCTACCGGCTGCGGGTGATCGACCGGCTGCCGGAGCCGCCGAGCGCCGCCGCCACCCGCGGCACGCTGGTGCACGCCGTGCTGGAGCGGCTGTTCGACCACCCGGCGACGGACCGCACGCCGGATCGGGCGCTGGCCCTGCTGCGGCCGCAGTGGGAGCGCCTGCTGGGGGAACGGCCGGAGCTGGCCGGACTGTTCCCGGCCGATCCCGAGCAGGGCGGCGCCGAGCTGGCCGGCTGGCTGGCGGACGCGGAGAAGCTGCTGGGCCAGTGGTTCCGGCTGGAGGACCCGACCCGGCTGGAGCCGGTGGAGCGCGAGCTCTACGTGGAGACGGTGCTGGAGTCCGGCCTGAAGCTGCGCGGCTACATCGACCGGGTGGACGTGGCCCCGACCGGTGAGGTCCGGCTGGTGGACTACAAGACCGGCCGGGCGCCCTCGCGGGACTTCGAGGGCAAGGCGATGTTCCAGATGAAGTTCTACGCGCTGGTGGTGTGGCGCTGGAAGGGCGTGCTGCCCAAGCGGCTCCAGCTGGTCTACCTGGGCGGCGGCGGGGAGGTGGTGACCTACGACCCGGACGAGGCGGACCTGCGCTCGGTGGAGCGCAAGCTGCAGGCGCTCTGGGAGGCGATCGGCCGTGCGGTGGCCACCGGCGACTTCCCGGCCACCCGCAACCGGCTGTGCGACTGGTGCGACCATCAGGCGAGCTGTCCGGAGTTCGGGGGGACTCCGCCGCCGTACCCGCTCCCCCTCCAGAAGACTGTGACGAGCATGGAAAGCAAGGAGTCGTAG
- a CDS encoding ubiquitin-like protein Pup — protein MATKDTDGGQQRANRATEETEEQAAEETQSAELKERQEKLSDDVDAVLDEIDEVLESNAEDFVRGFVQKGGQ, from the coding sequence ATGGCTACCAAGGACACCGACGGCGGTCAGCAGCGCGCCAACCGCGCCACCGAGGAGACCGAGGAGCAGGCGGCGGAGGAAACCCAGTCCGCCGAGCTCAAGGAGCGCCAGGAGAAGCTCAGCGACGACGTCGACGCGGTGCTCGACGAGATCGACGAGGTCCTCGAGTCGAATGCCGAGGATTTCGTGAGGGGCTTTGTTCAGAAAGGTGGGCAATAG
- a CDS encoding tRNA (adenine-N1)-methyltransferase, translated as MSEPTGATRRRGPFKVGDQVQLTDPKGRHYTFTLEAGKNYHTHKGAFPHDELIGAPEGTVVRTTGNVPYLALRPLLPDYVLSMPRGAAVIYPKDAGQILAMADIFAGARVVEAGVGSGALSTYLLRAVGDTGTLASYERRQDFADIARGNVERYFGGPHPAWKLTVGDLQDNLVETDVDRVILDMLAPWECLDVAAKALVPGGLVCCYVATTTQMSRTVEALREHGAYTEPQAWETMVRTWHLEGLAVRPDHRMIGHTGFLLTARRMADGVEPPLRQRRPAKGAYGEDFDNDKPTQLSLAERAAARAAAKAATPVIEQD; from the coding sequence ATGTCCGAACCGACCGGTGCCACCCGCAGGCGGGGGCCATTCAAGGTCGGGGACCAGGTTCAGCTGACCGACCCCAAGGGCCGTCACTACACGTTCACGCTCGAAGCCGGGAAGAACTACCACACCCACAAGGGTGCTTTCCCGCACGACGAACTGATCGGCGCCCCCGAGGGCACCGTCGTTCGCACCACGGGAAACGTGCCCTACCTCGCGCTGCGACCCCTGCTCCCCGACTACGTCCTGTCCATGCCGCGCGGAGCGGCCGTGATCTACCCCAAGGACGCGGGGCAGATCCTGGCCATGGCCGACATCTTCGCCGGCGCCAGGGTGGTCGAGGCCGGCGTCGGCTCCGGCGCCCTCTCCACCTACCTGCTGCGCGCCGTCGGCGACACCGGCACGCTCGCCTCCTACGAGCGCCGCCAGGACTTCGCGGACATCGCCCGGGGCAACGTCGAGCGCTACTTCGGCGGCCCGCACCCGGCCTGGAAGCTCACCGTCGGCGACCTCCAGGACAACCTGGTCGAGACCGACGTGGACCGCGTCATCCTCGACATGCTGGCGCCCTGGGAGTGCCTGGACGTGGCCGCCAAGGCCCTCGTCCCCGGCGGCCTGGTCTGCTGCTACGTGGCCACCACCACGCAGATGTCGCGCACCGTCGAGGCGCTGCGCGAGCACGGCGCCTACACCGAGCCGCAGGCCTGGGAGACCATGGTCCGCACCTGGCACCTGGAGGGCCTGGCCGTCCGGCCCGACCACCGGATGATCGGCCACACCGGCTTCCTGCTCACCGCCCGCCGGATGGCGGACGGCGTCGAGCCCCCGCTGCGCCAGCGCCGCCCCGCCAAGGGCGCCTACGGCGAGGACTTCGACAACGACAAGCCGACGCAGCTCAGCCTGGCCGAGCGGGCCGCCGCCCGCGCCGCCGCCAAGGCCGCGACCCCGGTCATCGAGCAGGACTGA
- the dop gene encoding depupylase/deamidase Dop produces MTVRRVMGIETEYGISVPGHPNANAMLTSSQIVNAYAAAMHRARRARWDFEEENPLRDARGFDLAREVADASQLTDEDIGLANIILTNGARFYVDHAHPEYSSPEVTNPRDAVLWDKAGERVMAEAAARALELPNGQTIHLYKNNTDNKGASYGTHENYLMQRATPFADIVRHLTPFFVSRQVVTGAGRVGIGQDGSAHGFQISQRADYFEVEVGLETTLKRPIINTRDEPHADAEKYRRLHVIIGDANLSEISTYLKLGTTSLVLSMIEAGFIAVDLAVDQPVRTLHRVSHDPALKQLVTLRNGRKLTAVQLQMEYYELARKFVEDRYGHDADEQTKDVLVRWEDVLSRLERDPMSLSKQLDWIAKRELLEGYRQRDGLDWDNPRLHLVDLQYSDVRAEKGLYNRLVARGRFERLVTEEDVQRAVHHPPEDTRAYFRGRCLEQYAEHVAAASWDSVIFDLPGRDSLQRVPTLEPLRGTRNHVKELLDRCRTAEDLVRVLSGG; encoded by the coding sequence ATGACCGTAAGGCGCGTGATGGGCATCGAGACCGAGTACGGCATCTCCGTACCCGGACACCCCAACGCCAACGCCATGCTCACCTCGTCCCAGATCGTCAACGCCTACGCGGCGGCGATGCACCGGGCGCGCCGCGCCCGCTGGGACTTCGAGGAGGAGAACCCGCTGCGCGACGCCCGCGGGTTCGACCTCGCCCGCGAGGTCGCGGACGCCAGCCAGCTGACCGACGAGGACATCGGACTGGCCAACATCATCCTGACCAACGGCGCCCGCTTCTACGTCGACCACGCCCACCCCGAGTACAGCTCGCCCGAGGTGACCAACCCGCGCGACGCCGTGCTCTGGGACAAGGCCGGCGAGCGGGTCATGGCGGAGGCGGCCGCCCGCGCCCTGGAACTGCCCAACGGGCAGACCATCCACCTGTACAAGAACAACACCGACAACAAGGGCGCCTCCTACGGCACCCACGAGAACTACCTGATGCAGCGGGCCACCCCGTTCGCCGACATCGTCCGCCACCTCACCCCGTTCTTCGTCTCCCGCCAGGTGGTCACCGGCGCCGGCCGGGTCGGCATCGGCCAGGACGGCTCCGCCCACGGCTTCCAGATCAGCCAGCGGGCCGACTACTTCGAGGTCGAGGTCGGCCTGGAGACCACGCTCAAGCGCCCGATCATCAACACCCGCGACGAGCCGCACGCCGACGCCGAGAAGTACCGCCGGCTGCACGTGATCATCGGGGACGCCAACCTCTCCGAGATCTCCACCTACCTCAAGCTCGGCACCACCTCGCTGGTGCTCTCGATGATCGAGGCCGGCTTCATCGCGGTCGACCTCGCCGTCGACCAGCCGGTGCGCACCCTGCACCGGGTCTCCCACGACCCCGCCCTCAAGCAACTGGTCACGCTGCGCAACGGGCGCAAGCTCACCGCGGTGCAGCTCCAGATGGAGTACTACGAACTCGCCCGCAAGTTCGTCGAGGACCGCTACGGGCACGACGCCGACGAGCAGACCAAGGACGTGCTGGTCCGCTGGGAGGACGTGCTCTCCCGGCTGGAGCGCGACCCGATGAGCCTGTCCAAGCAGCTCGACTGGATCGCCAAGCGCGAACTGCTGGAGGGCTACCGCCAGCGCGACGGACTGGACTGGGACAACCCCCGGCTGCACCTGGTCGACCTGCAGTACAGCGACGTGCGGGCGGAGAAGGGCCTGTACAACCGCCTGGTGGCGCGCGGCCGGTTCGAGCGGCTGGTCACCGAGGAGGACGTGCAGCGGGCCGTGCACCACCCGCCGGAGGACACCAGGGCGTACTTCCGCGGCCGCTGCCTGGAGCAGTACGCGGAGCACGTCGCGGCCGCCTCCTGGGACTCGGTGATCTTCGACCTGCCCGGGCGCGACTCGCTGCAGCGGGTGCCCACCCTGGAGCCGCTGCGCGGCACCCGCAACCACGTGAAGGAACTGCTGGACCGCTGCCGCACCGCGGAGGACCTGGTCCGGGTGCTCAGCGGCGGGTGA
- a CDS encoding ferredoxin codes for MSVTSGAESAEPLEVWIDQDLCTGDGICVQYAPEVFELDIDGLAYVKDGDDELRQEPGAAVPVPLTILQDVVDSAKECPGECIHVRRVSDRVEVFGPEAD; via the coding sequence ATGTCAGTGACCAGTGGGGCGGAGTCCGCCGAGCCGCTTGAGGTGTGGATCGATCAGGACCTGTGCACCGGTGACGGGATCTGTGTCCAGTACGCGCCCGAGGTCTTCGAACTCGATATCGACGGACTGGCCTATGTGAAGGACGGGGACGACGAATTGCGGCAGGAGCCGGGGGCGGCGGTTCCGGTTCCGCTGACGATCCTTCAGGACGTGGTGGACTCGGCGAAGGAGTGCCCGGGCGAGTGCATCCACGTGCGCCGGGTGTCGGACCGCGTCGAGGTGTTCGGCCCGGAGGCCGACTGA
- a CDS encoding response regulator, producing the protein MTIRVLLVDDQPLLRTGFRMILEAEADLVVVGEAGDGQQALEQVRALQPDVVLMDIRMPRMDGVEATRRIVGPMRDGPVRVLVLTTFDLDEYVVEALRAGASGFLLKDVPAEELVQAIRVVADGAAMLAPSITRRLLDMYATRLPAGEEAPSPALTALTEREMEVLRLVAKGLSNAEIAAELFVSETTVKTHVGHVLTKLGLRDRVQAAVFAYESGLVRPGAM; encoded by the coding sequence GTGACGATCCGTGTGCTGCTGGTCGACGACCAGCCACTGCTGCGCACCGGTTTCCGGATGATCCTGGAGGCCGAGGCCGACCTGGTGGTGGTGGGCGAGGCCGGGGACGGTCAGCAGGCGCTGGAGCAGGTCCGGGCGCTGCAGCCGGACGTGGTGCTGATGGACATCCGGATGCCGCGGATGGACGGGGTGGAGGCGACCCGCCGGATCGTCGGCCCGATGCGCGACGGTCCGGTCAGAGTGCTGGTGCTGACCACCTTCGACCTGGACGAGTACGTGGTGGAGGCGCTGCGGGCGGGGGCCAGCGGGTTCCTGCTGAAGGACGTGCCGGCCGAGGAGCTGGTGCAGGCGATCCGGGTGGTGGCGGACGGCGCGGCGATGCTGGCGCCCTCGATCACCCGGCGGCTGCTGGACATGTACGCCACCCGGCTGCCGGCCGGCGAGGAGGCGCCCTCCCCCGCGCTGACCGCGCTGACCGAGCGGGAGATGGAGGTGCTGCGGCTGGTCGCCAAGGGCCTGTCGAACGCGGAGATCGCGGCCGAGCTGTTCGTCAGCGAGACCACCGTGAAGACCCACGTCGGGCACGTGCTGACCAAGCTGGGGCTGCGCGACCGGGTGCAGGCGGCGGTCTTCGCCTACGAGAGCGGACTGGTCCGGCCGGGCGCGATGTGA
- a CDS encoding site-2 protease family protein — MSDTMGQQTSQQPPGPPGAPHRAPEDPERGRRPGGGILMGRPFGVPIYVGPSWFLIAALITWLFGDQLGGLLPDLGYTRYLVALSFAVAFYASVLVHELAHTLVALRYRLGVRRIQLQFFGGVSEIEKEAETPGREFWLAFVGPLLSLVLGGLCWLLTRTVELDTVPGVLLAGLTVANLVVAAFNLLPGLPLDGGRMLRAVVWGITGRQMAGTVAAAWAGRVLALAVLFGLPAYANAQSGGTRSGAQSLLDTTLAAVLAVVIWNGAGNAVRNARLKEALPGLTVRSLTRRAVLVPADTPIAEALRQAREAQAGAVVIGDGHGDPIALVKEAAVLQVPEHRRPWVAAGALARTLEPGLRLDAGLDGEELLAALRTTPASEYLVLAPDGSVYGVLAVADVERRLSAALARH; from the coding sequence GTGAGCGACACCATGGGGCAGCAGACATCCCAGCAGCCGCCAGGGCCACCCGGTGCGCCGCACCGCGCGCCGGAGGACCCCGAGCGCGGCCGGCGGCCCGGCGGCGGCATCCTGATGGGCCGTCCGTTCGGCGTGCCGATCTACGTCGGCCCGTCCTGGTTCCTGATCGCCGCACTGATCACCTGGCTCTTCGGCGACCAGCTCGGCGGCCTGCTGCCCGACCTCGGCTACACCCGCTACCTGGTCGCGCTCTCCTTCGCGGTCGCCTTCTACGCCTCGGTGCTGGTGCACGAACTCGCCCACACCCTGGTCGCGCTGCGCTACCGGCTCGGCGTGCGGCGGATCCAGCTGCAGTTCTTCGGCGGCGTCTCGGAGATCGAGAAGGAGGCCGAGACCCCCGGCCGGGAGTTCTGGCTGGCCTTCGTCGGCCCGCTGCTCTCGCTGGTGCTCGGCGGCCTGTGCTGGCTGCTCACCCGCACCGTCGAGCTCGACACCGTGCCCGGCGTGCTGCTGGCCGGCCTCACCGTCGCCAACCTGGTGGTCGCCGCCTTCAACCTGCTGCCCGGGCTGCCGCTCGACGGCGGGCGGATGCTGCGCGCCGTGGTCTGGGGCATCACCGGCCGCCAGATGGCCGGCACCGTCGCCGCCGCCTGGGCCGGCCGGGTGCTCGCCCTGGCCGTGCTCTTCGGCCTGCCCGCCTACGCCAACGCGCAGTCCGGCGGCACCCGCAGCGGCGCCCAGTCGCTGCTCGACACCACGCTCGCCGCGGTGCTCGCCGTGGTGATCTGGAACGGCGCCGGCAACGCCGTGCGCAACGCCCGGCTCAAGGAGGCGCTGCCCGGGCTCACCGTGCGCTCGCTCACCCGCCGGGCCGTCCTGGTGCCCGCCGACACCCCGATCGCCGAGGCGCTGCGCCAGGCCCGCGAGGCCCAGGCCGGCGCCGTGGTGATCGGCGACGGCCACGGCGACCCGATCGCCCTGGTCAAGGAGGCCGCGGTGCTCCAGGTCCCCGAGCACCGCCGCCCCTGGGTGGCCGCCGGCGCGCTGGCCCGCACGCTCGAACCCGGCCTGCGGCTCGACGCCGGCCTGGACGGCGAGGAACTGCTCGCCGCCCTGCGCACCACCCCCGCCAGCGAGTACCTGGTGCTCGCCCCCGACGGCTCGGTCTACGGCGTGCTCGCCGTGGCCGACGTGGAGCGCCGGCTCAGCGCCGCGCTGGCCCGCCACTGA